From Natronorubrum halophilum, a single genomic window includes:
- a CDS encoding acetyl-CoA hydrolase/transferase C-terminal domain-containing protein — translation MSGRLEGSIEPVDAATAAAHVDTDAVVAVSGFGGVGYPKALPLALADDDRELALTIISGGSVGKEIDTALVEAGAIARRYPYQARAAAREAVNDETIAYQDRFISKLGDEVTLGHVPTPDVAIVEAVAAGDGWFVPSLSIGHTAAYVRAAETLLVEVNDSIPREVGLFHDVYERALPPNRSPVPLEHPAERIGEARIEFEPATLLAVVETETADDPYSFREPSATDREIASNLATFLESELDRCSIFDDRIALQFGVGSLGNALMGALSSIDFGDRDVFYYGEVFQDGLLEMIENGTLSGASATAFALSSDGQQRLFRDIDQYSESVVLRPADLSNSPALIDRFGVVGINSAVEVDLYGHANSTHVGGSRVLNGVGGSGDFNRNAALSVTTLPSRRGAETSCLVPMCPHVDHTEHDVSVVITEQGVADLRGRSPRERSRLLIERCSHPQFVDDLEAYVARGEAAGGHIPHHLESAFSWQS, via the coding sequence ATGAGCGGACGACTCGAGGGATCGATCGAACCGGTCGACGCCGCGACGGCTGCGGCCCACGTCGACACCGATGCGGTCGTCGCCGTAAGCGGGTTCGGCGGGGTCGGGTACCCGAAAGCGCTCCCGCTCGCGCTCGCCGACGACGACCGGGAGCTCGCGCTGACGATCATCAGCGGGGGAAGCGTCGGGAAGGAGATCGATACGGCGCTCGTCGAGGCGGGTGCGATCGCGCGTCGCTATCCCTATCAGGCGAGAGCCGCGGCGCGAGAAGCGGTCAACGACGAAACGATCGCGTACCAGGATCGGTTCATCTCGAAACTGGGCGACGAGGTCACGCTCGGACACGTTCCGACGCCCGACGTTGCGATCGTCGAGGCGGTGGCGGCCGGCGACGGCTGGTTCGTTCCCTCGCTCTCGATCGGACACACCGCGGCGTACGTCAGGGCCGCGGAGACGCTACTCGTCGAGGTGAACGACTCGATTCCGCGCGAGGTCGGTCTGTTTCACGACGTCTACGAGCGGGCCTTGCCGCCGAATCGAAGTCCGGTCCCGCTCGAGCACCCGGCGGAGCGTATCGGCGAGGCACGAATCGAGTTCGAGCCGGCGACTCTCCTCGCGGTCGTCGAAACCGAGACGGCCGACGATCCGTACAGCTTCCGCGAGCCGTCGGCGACCGATCGAGAGATCGCCTCGAACCTCGCAACGTTTCTCGAGTCCGAACTGGATCGCTGTTCGATATTCGACGATCGCATCGCACTCCAGTTCGGCGTCGGCAGCCTCGGAAACGCGCTCATGGGGGCGCTCTCGTCGATCGACTTCGGCGACCGCGACGTGTTCTACTACGGGGAGGTGTTTCAGGACGGGTTACTCGAGATGATCGAAAACGGGACGCTTTCGGGTGCCAGCGCGACGGCCTTCGCGCTCTCCTCGGACGGCCAGCAGCGACTGTTTCGCGACATCGACCAGTACAGCGAGTCGGTCGTCCTTCGACCGGCGGACCTCTCTAACAGCCCCGCGCTGATCGATCGATTCGGTGTCGTCGGGATCAACAGCGCCGTCGAAGTCGATCTCTACGGCCACGCGAACTCGACGCACGTCGGCGGCTCGCGCGTGCTAAACGGCGTCGGCGGGAGCGGCGATTTCAACCGGAACGCTGCCCTCTCCGTTACGACACTCCCCTCGAGACGCGGCGCGGAGACGTCGTGTCTCGTTCCGATGTGTCCGCACGTCGATCACACGGAACACGACGTCTCGGTCGTGATCACCGAACAGGGCGTCGCCGATCTCCGGGGGCGTTCCCCTCGCGAGCGCAGCCGATTACTTATCGAACGGTGTAGTCACCCGCAGTTCGTCGACGACCTCGAGGCGTACGTCGCTCGCGGCGAAGCGGCCGGCGGCCACATCCCACACCACCTCGAGTCGGCGTTTTCCTGGCAGTCCTGA
- a CDS encoding MaoC family dehydratase, with protein sequence MTTDDPTDGEKRIVEGWHGRYYEDFSVGDIYKHPFGRTVTETDNVWLTNVTMNLNPMHFNEAYAAETEFGERLVDGTFVIALVVGMSVIDVSVNATANLGYDDIRHHGPVYHGDTLFAESEVIDKRESDSRDHVGIVTTELRGYNQDNDLVISLERTPMVLKREYARPSAAKPPGWPEGIGTQPENGS encoded by the coding sequence ATGACAACAGACGACCCGACAGACGGAGAGAAACGCATTGTCGAGGGATGGCACGGCCGATACTACGAGGATTTCAGCGTCGGCGACATCTACAAACACCCGTTCGGCCGCACCGTCACCGAAACGGACAACGTCTGGCTGACAAATGTGACGATGAACCTCAACCCGATGCACTTCAACGAAGCGTACGCCGCCGAGACCGAGTTCGGCGAGCGACTCGTCGACGGCACGTTCGTCATCGCGCTCGTCGTCGGAATGAGCGTCATCGACGTGTCGGTAAACGCCACGGCCAACCTCGGATACGACGATATCCGCCACCACGGACCCGTGTATCACGGCGACACGCTCTTCGCCGAAAGCGAAGTGATCGACAAGCGAGAGAGCGACTCTCGAGATCACGTCGGGATCGTGACGACCGAACTGCGCGGCTACAATCAGGACAACGACCTCGTGATCTCCCTCGAGCGGACGCCGATGGTTCTCAAACGCGAGTACGCACGGCCCAGCGCGGCCAAGCCGCCCGGCTGGCCGGAGGGGATCGGAACGCAACCGGAGAACGGGTCATGA
- a CDS encoding ABC transporter substrate-binding protein: MTDRLTPPIDRRTALKTTLGIGTLAIAGCLGSADQDSFRIGAPWDATRDPLDGGSAHGGGILQRLGIIEALVGVSDDAEPEPALATDWERVDDVSWEFALRDGVVFHDDTELTADATVTSLERTVSSSAFADVPIEAVDATDQSTIVVETETAFAPLPAHLSRPEATIISPEAIEDDGVTEPISTGPFVFESFDPGSELRAIRNDDYYGETPTIESVRYEVVEDDQTRRLKLENGELEMARELPQGFVAALEETDGVDVYTPAIPRIRFVTFDTRSAPFDDERVRNAVSRAIDRESITESVLEGVDSPAIGPISSEMGDWADPSIGSTHYDPDRARELLSDAGWTTESDGVRTNDGSELSIDCYMYNSRELPVIGEVIQNQLAEVGIEFDLTVVEYGAMIDRVSQKSFDMYLTSWGTLIYPDPDRLADMFHSEGGLYHGWEHEEVDTLLDEARRLEDLEERRTRYHDVQTIVLDEAPIAVLTNYTNVIATAAAVHGYEPHPTETTYGLENIEVKG, from the coding sequence ATGACTGACAGGCTAACACCACCGATCGATCGACGCACCGCACTGAAAACGACCCTCGGAATCGGGACGCTGGCCATCGCCGGCTGCCTGGGAAGTGCCGACCAGGATAGCTTCCGGATCGGCGCGCCGTGGGATGCGACCAGAGACCCGCTTGACGGTGGCTCCGCACACGGCGGCGGCATACTCCAGCGTCTCGGGATCATCGAAGCGCTCGTCGGTGTCTCCGACGACGCCGAGCCCGAACCGGCGCTTGCGACGGACTGGGAGCGCGTCGATGACGTCAGTTGGGAGTTCGCGCTTCGGGACGGCGTCGTCTTCCACGACGACACCGAACTCACCGCGGACGCCACGGTCACGTCCCTCGAGCGAACCGTCTCCTCGAGTGCGTTCGCTGACGTGCCGATCGAAGCTGTCGACGCGACCGACCAGTCGACGATCGTCGTCGAGACTGAGACCGCGTTTGCGCCGCTTCCGGCTCACCTCTCGCGTCCTGAAGCCACGATCATTAGTCCCGAGGCGATCGAAGACGATGGCGTTACCGAACCGATAAGCACCGGACCGTTCGTCTTCGAATCGTTCGATCCAGGCTCGGAGCTTCGAGCGATCCGGAACGACGACTACTACGGCGAGACGCCGACGATAGAATCCGTTCGCTACGAAGTCGTCGAAGACGACCAGACCCGCCGACTGAAACTCGAGAACGGCGAACTCGAAATGGCCCGGGAGCTCCCACAGGGGTTCGTTGCCGCCCTTGAGGAAACGGACGGAGTCGACGTCTACACGCCTGCAATTCCGAGAATCCGATTCGTAACGTTCGATACGCGCTCCGCGCCGTTCGACGACGAGCGGGTTCGAAACGCCGTGAGCCGTGCGATCGACCGCGAGAGTATCACCGAGTCCGTGCTCGAAGGAGTCGATAGTCCGGCAATCGGTCCGATTTCGTCCGAGATGGGCGACTGGGCGGACCCGAGCATCGGATCCACACACTACGATCCCGATCGCGCTCGCGAACTGCTGTCGGACGCTGGCTGGACCACCGAGTCGGACGGCGTTCGTACGAACGACGGGTCGGAACTATCGATCGACTGCTACATGTACAACTCGAGAGAGCTACCGGTGATCGGCGAAGTTATTCAGAACCAACTCGCCGAGGTCGGTATCGAGTTCGACCTCACGGTCGTGGAGTACGGCGCGATGATCGATCGCGTGTCCCAGAAGTCGTTCGATATGTATCTCACCTCCTGGGGAACGCTCATCTACCCCGATCCCGACAGACTCGCCGACATGTTTCACTCCGAGGGTGGCCTCTACCACGGGTGGGAACACGAGGAGGTCGATACGTTGCTAGACGAAGCTCGGCGTCTCGAGGATCTCGAGGAACGTCGGACTCGGTATCACGACGTACAAACGATCGTGCTCGACGAAGCGCCGATTGCTGTGCTGACGAACTACACGAACGTCATCGCGACAGCAGCAGCCGTTCACGGGTACGAGCCACATCCTACCGAGACGACGTACGGGCTCGAAAATATCGAGGTCAAAGGATAG
- a CDS encoding dipeptide ABC transporter ATP-binding protein, whose amino-acid sequence MLAVDELHVRFRTRNGPVHAVNGASFTIDSGEVVGLVGESGCGKSVTARSILRLEDPGEITRGSVRFDGTDLTTVDESTVRRLRGQELSIVFQNPETSLNPVYTVGEQIAEALRVHRNPGTQPFVRGLLAGSLPKLDSRSTRDRVLELLSEVGIPRPEDRIDAYPHQFSGGMRQRAMLAIALAQQPSLLVADEPTTSLDTTTQAAILDRLETVNAEYGTSVLFISHDLSVVSQLCDRILVMYDGKIVESGPTERLRSSPAHPYTKALLGCVPGRSDPGETLPTIDGSPPEGTLPPTGCVFADRCPFAREECRVADQPVIELEGGQRVRCGVPDARESDLETTWTKTSGESSAAASAEKRGQRSDSRDSVANDSSVIELEGITKTFRTGDGLFDRVLGSTDRLTAVSDVSLTLRRGETLGLVGESGCGKSTLVRLIAGLEVPTSGTIRLEGETVETVDSRRADQLENVGVVFQHPETSLNPHRTVQESLAEPLLEAGWSESRVEALLSLVDLPLEYVDRFPRQLSGGQLQRVAIARALALEPSVLLLDEPTAGLDVSVQATVLNLLARLQTELDVAYLFVSHDLDVVRHVADRVATMYVGELVEVGPAKRVLSRPAHPYTATLLESAPTRDPNDGRSRGADSGPAASEPPRPVDQPAGCAFRPRCPMAAEDCETNEPTWTTVADARSRCHYATECSETATRHEIDD is encoded by the coding sequence ATGCTCGCAGTGGACGAACTCCACGTTCGGTTTCGAACCCGAAACGGCCCCGTTCACGCGGTCAACGGTGCGTCATTTACCATCGATTCCGGCGAAGTCGTCGGACTGGTCGGCGAGAGCGGCTGTGGCAAATCCGTCACCGCACGCTCGATCCTTCGACTCGAGGACCCGGGTGAGATCACTCGAGGGAGCGTCCGGTTCGACGGGACGGACCTGACGACTGTCGACGAGTCGACGGTGCGACGGCTCCGAGGGCAAGAGCTCTCGATCGTCTTCCAGAACCCCGAAACCTCGCTCAACCCGGTGTATACGGTCGGCGAACAGATCGCGGAGGCGCTTCGTGTTCACCGCAATCCGGGTACCCAGCCGTTTGTGCGGGGACTTCTCGCCGGTTCGCTTCCGAAACTCGACTCTCGAAGCACGCGAGATCGCGTCCTCGAATTACTGTCCGAAGTCGGTATTCCCCGTCCCGAAGACCGGATCGACGCCTACCCTCACCAGTTCTCCGGCGGCATGCGCCAGCGAGCGATGCTGGCAATCGCGCTCGCTCAACAGCCTTCGCTGCTGGTCGCCGACGAACCGACGACGTCGCTCGATACGACGACACAAGCCGCGATACTCGACCGCCTCGAGACGGTCAATGCAGAGTATGGAACGAGCGTTCTATTCATCAGTCACGATCTCAGCGTCGTATCACAGTTGTGCGATCGAATTCTCGTCATGTACGACGGGAAGATCGTCGAAAGCGGACCGACGGAGCGACTGCGCTCGAGTCCCGCTCATCCGTACACCAAAGCGCTGCTCGGCTGCGTTCCCGGCCGATCGGATCCGGGAGAGACGTTGCCGACGATCGACGGGAGTCCGCCCGAAGGAACGTTGCCGCCGACCGGCTGCGTCTTCGCCGACCGATGTCCGTTCGCCCGTGAGGAGTGTCGGGTGGCCGACCAACCGGTGATCGAACTCGAGGGCGGACAGCGAGTACGGTGTGGCGTTCCGGACGCCCGCGAGAGCGATCTCGAGACGACGTGGACGAAGACGAGTGGCGAAAGTTCGGCTGCCGCGTCGGCTGAAAAGCGCGGTCAGCGGTCCGACAGCCGCGATTCGGTTGCGAACGATAGCTCGGTGATCGAACTCGAGGGCATAACGAAGACGTTCCGAACCGGCGATGGGCTGTTCGACCGAGTGCTCGGCTCGACGGATCGACTCACAGCGGTTTCAGACGTCTCGCTAACGCTTCGACGCGGTGAAACGCTCGGGCTCGTCGGTGAGAGCGGCTGTGGCAAATCGACGCTCGTCCGACTGATCGCCGGGCTCGAGGTGCCGACGAGCGGGACCATCCGACTCGAGGGAGAGACGGTCGAGACCGTCGACTCGAGACGGGCCGACCAACTCGAAAACGTCGGCGTCGTGTTCCAGCATCCGGAAACGAGCTTGAATCCGCATCGTACCGTTCAGGAGTCGCTCGCCGAGCCGTTACTCGAAGCCGGATGGTCGGAATCGCGGGTCGAAGCGTTGCTCTCGCTCGTCGACCTGCCGCTCGAGTACGTCGATCGGTTCCCGCGCCAACTCTCGGGCGGGCAACTCCAGCGAGTGGCGATCGCCCGTGCGCTCGCGCTCGAGCCATCGGTGCTTTTGCTCGACGAACCGACGGCTGGATTGGACGTCTCGGTGCAGGCGACGGTTCTGAACCTGCTTGCGCGACTGCAGACCGAACTCGACGTTGCGTACCTGTTCGTGTCCCACGATCTGGATGTCGTTCGCCACGTCGCCGATCGGGTTGCAACGATGTACGTCGGTGAACTCGTCGAGGTCGGGCCGGCGAAACGAGTTCTCTCGCGGCCAGCCCACCCCTATACGGCGACCTTGCTCGAGTCGGCTCCGACGCGCGATCCGAACGACGGCCGTAGTCGTGGGGCCGACAGTGGACCAGCGGCGAGCGAGCCGCCGCGACCGGTTGATCAACCCGCGGGCTGTGCGTTTCGCCCTCGGTGTCCGATGGCTGCTGAGGACTGCGAGACGAACGAACCGACGTGGACCACCGTCGCCGACGCGCGATCGCGATGCCACTACGCGACCGAGTGTTCCGAGACAGCGACCCGACACGAAATCGATGACTGA